The sequence GCTGTGGTCCTCAGCTCGAGAATCTCTTGAACGGAATGGCAAATTCATCCGCGGCCACCAATGCAAACTCACCGGGCATCTCCTCTTCATCAGGCGCATCTGGAACACGCTTAGTTCCCTCTTCAGGCGCATCTGGAACACGCTTAGTTCCCTCCTCAGGCGCATCTGGAACACGCTTAGTTCCCTCCTCAGGCGCATCTGGAACACGCTTAGTTCCCTCCTCAGGCGCCGGCCAGCCGCTCGCTGGCTGCCTCAAAAATGCGGGTCCACTTAGCCAACGTGATTCCGGGCTAAGGTCCGCCTTATTCTGCGACCGCGTCGCATCATCCGCTGCGTTGTCGGCTGTAGGTACCCACCTCCACTGGGAAACCTTCGACGACTCCAAAATCTCCGCCACTCGGTTGCCAACAAACTGCTTGTACCGGCGGTGGGTGCTGCCGATCCATCTCAGCACCGTCTTTGAGTCCGTCCACAACACCGTCTCGCTGATGTCCACACTGTGCTCCTCCTGGACAGTGTTCATCAGTCTGGTTCCAAGAACCGCTGCCTGCAGCTCCAACCTTGGGATCGACATCGTTCTCATCGGCGCGCACTTCGTCTTTGCGCACACGAAGCTAACCATCACGTTGTCATCCTCGTACGTATCCGGGTCTCGATCGTCGTTGCCATCTCTCCAAAGGAATCGTTGGGAACATCGATCCTCGGGTCGGATCAGCACTTGGTGGAACATCTCCTTGATGTCACCGCAGACTCCGACTGCTCCTTCCCTGAAGTGGAAGAGCACGGCTGGCAAGGGCTTGTAATGCTGAGGCCCCTTGTCCAGCGCCGAATTTAGCGAGGTTCCTCCAACCTTGGCTGCAGCATCGAACACAAGCCGGACCTTACCGGGCTTGTTCGGGTTTTCGACACCAAAATGTGGCAAATACCATAGCCGGTCGCTCGTCACCGCGACCTCATCCTGCTGCAGCTTCCTCGCATATCCTTTGGATACGTAATCCTTGATGATACGATCGTATTCCAGCGCCAACTGCCCGTTGCGCTTCAACTTCTTCTCCACATTGATCAGCCGTCTGTGCGCCATCTCATAGCTCCGTGGCAGCACAGCGTAGTCGTCCTTCCAGAGTAATCCCGTCTGGTAGGGACGCCCCACTTTCACCGTGGTATCTTCGAGGATCCTTTGTGCCTGCGCGTCATCGCTGCCTGCGACCTGTGGCGCGAGCTTCACACCAAAGCTTTCCATCTCGAAGTAGTCCTCCACCATCTTTTCCATCGTATCATCCATTGACACGGCTAGAAGGCAGGACCTCGGTGACGGCGTAGTCGATTGCCCACTTACTGGCCCAAACACAACCCATCCAAGCTCGGTTGCGGCCGCATACGGTCCCTCTCTGGCAAACCGCCTCGTCCTAAGTGGCAATCCCAAATGTCCATGGTCCAGTCCGATGAGCAACTTAGGCACCACGTTGATGTAGGGCTTCATCGGCAGACGCGCATCCTTAATCACGCCCTGGACATCTCGTCGACCTAACGTCTGCATTGGCAGACTTAGGCTCGAAACTGAGTACACGTTCCTTAAAGCGTGGCGAGTGGGCTCTCTGCTTGCCCTTCCTCCAAACCATTGTATATTCAGCTGTCGATGCACGCCTCGCACTCCCAGATCCCTCCGTAGCTCGTCATCGATCATCGTATGTATCCACCTGGCGACCAGCTCCGTACAGCGTTACTGGCAGTATACGGAACAAAAGTCGACCTCCTTCGGCGTCAACGCAGTTTAAGTTCCTCTGTACGGGCGCCTCCGCTGGCTGCGGGGCCCTTATCTCCAGGCTGTTTCTGGGGACAGCCGACTGTAGGCTCCCCTCGTGGTCCCTGTAACCACCTCGTGGCGAAGACCTCCTGTCCGGGCCGCGTCTGGAAACTGCTGACTGCTGGTTTCCTCCGTTGTGGCTCCTGAAGCCACCTCGCTGCGCCGGCCATCTTCACTCCTCGTCCGCACCATGTAGCAGACGGTGATGCAATCTGCGGCATCCTTTGATCTGGCACTCGCCATGTACATCGCAGGTTCTGGTCGTATGTCCACTCCGTAAGCATGTGAAGCAGAACCGGTGCCTCCTCACCATGCTCCACCTACCCGGTGGCGAAGCTCCAATGAACTCCCTGCAGCTCGTCGCAGCATGTTGCCCTCCACAAATTGGACAACCTCCATGCCGATCATCCTGTTGATCGCATCCGTTCTGGTCGACGCTCGCATGTAGAACTCGACGCCTCGGCTCCTTTCCCTCGACGTCCAAAACCGTACACACGACGTTTGCGTACTCCTGCAGCCACACGCTGAAGTGTGCCACAGTGGGAGAGGGCTCGATCGATGCAGCGTGCCTGGCCCAGTCTACTCGCTTGCTCGTAGGAAGCTTTGCCACAAGCTCCTCCATTAGCGTTGGGTTCCGCAGGTGCTGCTCCGCCTTCGCTGACTGCAAGAAGGCCGTGAGGTTACTCACTCGGGTTGCGAAGGGAACGATCCTCGCCAGGTGCTGCTCCGAAATCGGCGGCACCTCTCGCACGCTGTTCAGCTGGCTGCGTATAAGCTGCTCCGGTCGGCCGAACCTAAAGCGCAGCTGCTCCATCACGGCGCTGACGTTCCCAGGGTGAATCAGCAGCGACTTCACTGTCTCGCGTGCTTCATCCTTCAGCGCCTTCAACAACCTTTGGTTGTTCTCCAAGTCTGTGCAGTTGTATGCTTGGGTCGTCTCCACAAACGCACAGTTAAAGATCGGCCACTCCTCGGGCTGCCCTCCAAATACAGGCAGGTCCGGAAGCTTCCTTGGCCCGTACACTCTTTGGGATTCATTCGGCGTTATCGGGGCGTAGGACCCAACAAATGGCGATGCTGTTGCCACGTTGTGGGTGCTGCCGCCCGGTAGCACGAATCCATGCGCTGTCTGCGCAACACTTGTAGCACACAGTGGCTCCACAAAATGATTGCTAGTCGTTAGCAATGGCGGTCCACTCCAAGATGGCGGCAGCGTGCAGGCCGCACTACTCGCACCGACACCGCTATGTGGGACCGCCCCGACCCCGTTAGTTGAGGCCTCACCGTTAGATGTGGCTAATGGCGGTCCGCTCCAAGATGGCGGCCGCCCCGACGCTCCACTGATGGCGCCATCTGCGCTTGGGCCAACTGCGATTGGCGCGCAATTGGCGGTGCTCACACTGTTCAGGGCTTTAACCTGCTTTAGCTCCTCCTCCAACGCCGCAATCCTTTTCAAAAGGTCCGACGTGAGGGACTGGTTCGTCTCCGGCTCTGATCCCGCAGCTGTGACAGCAGTACTCCTCGGATGGGACGCTACTGTAGTCACCGTAGTGGCTGGGCTAGAAATGGCCGCCGCCGAGGTTATGTTCACTCGCGGCCGGTTTTCTGCTCCACTACTCACTGGCTGCTGATCCGCTCTCGTTGCTGTAGGGGTGGCTTCCCCTCCTCTCAGCCGCGAGCTCCTCTTCGGGGAATGCTGCATCCTAACAGGTCCAATACGGCGCTGCCTCAGCGCTCTCCAAAATGGCGGCACCTGTGCCTTCTGGCCGCTGGCTGCGGCAGGCGATGCTTGACGCTCCTTGCGTCTTCTGGCCCGCTGTCTGCGGACCCCGTGCTTGGCGCTCCTTGCGCCTCCTGACCGCTGTCTGCGGTCTCCTTAACTGACGCGGCCTGCGTCTCCCTGTCGCTGACTGCGACTCCGTCCGTACCCAGTGTTCGGCGCTGTCTGCGCCCGTCTATGTCGCTGCCTGCGACTCCTCTACTGGTACGGGAATTGCTCCTGGCAACTCTCTAGCTGGTCGTCAAGCCGTCCTCCAGCGCAAGTTGCCCTTACAGTCTCCCTAGGACTGCGAATAAAAGGAGTTGTCTTGCATCATATGGAGTTGCCTTGTTAACGACTACCCCACACGCGTAGGTCCGAAGAGAGGGTGAACTTTAAGGGCGGCGTGCGCCTGGTGGCGCTCGTGGCAGTCGCTCGGGGCGATCGTTTTATTCTGTTAACAATTCAAATCAGCCTCATACATTTCAAACTAACTTAATCTTACCGCAGTGTGCCCTCCTACGATTCACAAGATAATGAGAAGCACAATTTATGGCGGCATCCATTAAACCGATATTAGTAGGCCCGCACTTCAAGGGCCAAGAAATCCATACGAGATCggataaattaacaaatactAGATTTCTCTTACAATACTTAGTCTACCTATCGATTACAATGTTCGACCGTCGACACTAGtaacaaaatttaaactgaaatgtattgttatcatcaatacctatcgattaatcaaaaaaaaaaatttgagacacccacaaaccgaccacaaactttaaaaaaatcgtaaatatgaacgtggatacctcggaaactatcaaagtttgccacgcccataacgcttaaatctgtctaccggccacataaccatatattgatcaatctcgctttgctgcttgtatatctccatttccctttgggcCCTTTAGCTGAGCAACGGGTATCTGacagtcgaggcactcgactgtagcgttcttccttgtttagtTTTGGCCTTATGTAAGTGGCACCAACATATTTCTAACAGTACCTTTTACGTTGTCTTGACGAACATTTTATAGGGTATgaacatttaattttgttcGGTATTTGTTGACATTACATAGTTATTTGTTTCTGTATAGCAGCCAATAACAACAAGAACTTTAATATTTTGATGGCTTTTGTGAACAAGGAATTTAACAactaaatttgaactgaattaaacatttttttaagcgTATTGCATTCAATTTTTGTTGACTTTCAAGCTTTCTTGTAAAAagatttaatcattttcacaTCTGCGTAGAGTTTTACTTTGAATTTATCAGTTCGTTACCCTACCAAACAACTTTTAAAAGTGAAACAAAAATTGGTTCAACGACGAAAGCATTAGTATTTAACGCCGCTGGAATTTTACCATCGATATTTTACAGAAATATACCCAATAGTTCAAGCAAGAAACAAGAAAACAGCCCATAAGAATGAACAACAGGTGGCGCCTTTTTAAGCTGACTaacaggtatctgatagtcggggtcATCGGCCatagcgttttctcttgttcgtTTATAAGTTTTCTAGAAAAAAATGTCATAGTCTCTCGGGAAAAGTATGGAAGTGGGTTTTGGGTAAGTCCACTCAACCCTTGGTTACAGTGAGTTCTGATGGAATATCataaatctttttttaatgttctccAATAATGACACTGtgaaattgatttaaattggCTTAGAAATGcaaacattttgtttttaaatttagtttttaaagtttttgcTCGGGGCAGTATTTCTTACCGTTTTGGTAGGTGGTTTTCTTTACCCTTGGATACAAGTTGATGGTTGCTTCCTTCTATAAATAGTTTAAAATGTAAATGCGGCATTGAGTATTCAAAATGTCATATATTAACGTTCATATTagacaaaataacaaaaaaacaagGTATACAAATTACCAacaaaataccaaaaatatcCTATGACTCGCCaataaaataatcaaataataaacaaatggCGTTGCTAGGTTGGAAATTCATCTACTTCGAGCTTAATACCGagaaaaatcaaacaaattGACTGAAATTGACGTCTTAaattaaaacttttaataTTCGGTTCCTTAATTGATTAGGCTCACTATTTCGTTCGCTTCGCgagtaaattttttttattctgtGCATAGTCTTAGTAAATCCACTTGCAGTTTTAAttgtatgtttttttttgtttttgtgattTCTATTGCATTCCTTTGTGCGTGGTTCGCCGAAGCTGCAGTGCTGTTTATTGTTGTTCTTTTCCCGCTCTTGCTCCCTCGCATTCTTGCATTCTCtttcttttaaatttgtttttgtaattTCTATAGTTTGCTTTTGTGTGTTGTGTGTGCTGGGTACACCGGTCGAACTAGTGATGACTCAGGTAAaggttgttgttgttaccCTTGTCTTGAGGTTGCGCACtaaatgagatcgtttatgCGCCAAAGTAAAGGTCGTTTAAAGGGTGTGATTAATAGCTTCAGCTTAAATAGAGATAGTTTTCGCCGAGCAGATGAGTTACTCTCAGCGCTGGACTCCCAATTTTATAGCCTCAAGATATTAGATGAGTCtccaaaatttaaaaaacacacTGGTGGTAGGCAGCCTATGGGGAACACACCACAACCCCCGGAAACTGAAGATCAGAGCTACATCACGGAGCAGAGGTCGACCACAACAAATCCTAAAATGTTGTTAGGATCAGCAGCTAAAGAAGATATGGATTAATTCAATCAGGATCGTCTGCGATTGACCCACCAAGTCCTTCTTCCTTAAATAACCTGCCACCTACATACTCACACCATTCTCTGCAGAAACACCATCTGCCGTACCAAAACCTCTAACAGTGGTTCtgccaaaaaaacaaatatttgtttctTGGATTTCCACTGGCCAAACTGCCTCTCAGGTGTTGGTCTATATACAACATAAAACAAAAGCCAAATATATTTCCGGGACAAATTTAATTCTACCTATGATAGGAACACTTAGTCTTTTAAGATATCTGTTCCTAAGCTCTTTTCAACTATATGCAGATTTCTGGCTGGCTTTTATGAAGCAAAAGAATAGAAAAAGACCTGTAGATACCAGACACCCCAGCCAAGGCCAGAGTACTGTCGCACCTTCATAACCTACCGAAGCACCTTCTTCAAAAAATTAGAACTAGCCTAACTATTTCTTATTAGAACACCAGAGGCTTTCTTAGGAAGCTAAATGAATTGTATTCGGACAGTCTTTCTTTTGCATTCATAATATCGTTTTCACTGAGACCTGTTTGAAAGCGGAGATCCAGCTCGGAAATTTTTCCTGGTCAGTACATTTATAGGCATGATCGACCATCCAGGCGAGGAGGTGGAGTCTTAATTGCCGTGGACTCTACTCTCAAGACGTAAGAGATACTTGTTGAGGAATTCTATAATATGGAATTCATATATGTAAGGACATCGTCTCCTAGTAGACATATATACGAGTATCACCTGCTCATACATTTCGCCTGCATCTGAATTTCCCGAGTATTGAAATCATATTTTCGCTATACAGTCAGTCTCAAATAAGCTGTCTAATAGAAACCAACTGGTGTTTCTAGGAGATTTTAATGAAGCTAAAACTGCGTGGTCCATTAGAAACTCTTTAGGCAGTTTACTAGACCTGTACTTTGTAATTAATCCGGACTGCGTGTTTCTGTCCAAAGTAGCACCTTTTTCTCAACTCCTGCTTGGATGTGTCCCAATCGACACTGCTGCTGTGTTAGTAGAAAAATCAGAGAAGTCAACTAAGCGATTACATTGTTTTCGCATGGCTATACTTTTTTATATCAGGCTTTGATTGGTCCGATCTCTACGCATTCCAAAATATGGATGATTctataaatgtttttatagtACCCTTAATTCGTTATTCCATTCTTGTGCTCTGTTATACTATCCGTCAGTGTCCAACAAGCCACCTTGGTTCAGTAAAGAGCTGACACACCTAAGAATTAAGAAGTCCAGACTTTATAGGAAATTCAAAGATACCGGCTCTCAATCTATTTTTCTAGATACATAAGAGCTCGGACTAGTTTTACCGTGCTAAACACTCTGTGTTACAAAAACTATTAAGACAACTCAGAATCCGAAAAAGTTTTATAATTTGGTCAACACTAAGCTTAAATCCATCAATTCCTTTCTCCCTatcttttgaaaatattaccGCAACAACTGATCAGGCAATAGCCGATTTATTTGCCACTTTTTTCGGACGTCATATTCTACTTTACCACATTCCTCACAAACTTGTTCTTACATTGTATCCAAGTCGAATTTAATATTCTGTCTCACCTTAAATGGAAATCTCTGCTTTTTGATCTTCAACGTGCTAAGCCCGTCTATTCGCCTGGACCCGATGGAATTCCTGGGTGCGTGCTTAGATATTGCGCGGAGGCCTTATGCAAGCCCCTTCTCAAATTGGTTACCTTATCTTTAGAATCATCACTATTTCCCCTTTGTAGAAGTAATCGTTTGTAATTCCACAAGAAGGGTAGCAAAATGGAAGCAAGCAATTATAGAGGTATATCTAAATTGTCAGTGATCCCAAAgctctttgaaaatattattactcCATATTAGCAGCAACTTTTTTAGGTCAGTTATATCTCCATGTCAGCACGGGTTTATAAATCGTAGATCAAAAACCACTAACCTTTTGAAACTTCTATCATTTGTAATAAATGGACTtagaaaaacatttttaaacagACACCATCTGTTAATCACGTTCTTCTGGTTAGAAAACTCGATCTATTAGCGTTCCCTGCTGACCTTTTAAAATGGATCTTTAGTTATCTGAAATGCAGAACACATATAGTagttgaaaaaaaattgtttttccaTACTCCACGTTACCTCCTGGTTGCGCAGATGATGTTAAACTATGTCTCCAGAACATGGATACTTCTTGCCAGTCCAACTTTCAATCCGATTTGAATATCAACATGGTGCTCTGACATTTTACTGGATTTAAATGGCTCTAAGTGTAAGGTAATAACTTTCTGTCGAGTCAATCCTCAATATGCGACATACAGCTGAGTAAGGGTTTATTGGATAGAATAATTGTAGTACACGATCTTGGCGTTCTTTATGACCCAAGACTAAAATTTGCTCATATTTCGTCTGTAATGAATAAAGGTAGAGGTGCGCTTGGCTTTATTAAGGAATTTTATCAAAGCAATTTGATGATCCTTTTATTACTAGGACCTTTTTTATTCAACTCATGTTGATCGTATGGAATACGTAAATACGTGCCTTAACTTGAATGCAAACCTCATTTACCTTCTTATTCTTGTAGATTACTCCTAATTAACTTACTCTCCCTAGCCAACCGCAGAATTATGCTTGGAAGAGTCTTTATATATAACCTTATTCGAGGTGAAATTGATAGCCCTGACATGGTTGGGCAGCTAAACTTTTCTGTTCCATGCAGATTAACACGAAATTACATTCcccttattttaaattattatagaTCTAACTATGACTATGACTGTGTCCTATTATCTTAAAATCGGACTCTCTGTCTTTCTTAAAATGATTAATAGTATATTTTTTAGCACAGAATTAGACGCTACTTTTTATATACGTTACTCGTAGAATATAGGGgaatactagattcgtcggaaagtgttataggcagaaggaagcgtttccgaccccaaaaagtttatatattcttaatcaggatcactagcggAGTCGATatcatgtccgtctgtccgtctttccgtatgaacgcttagatctcggaaactacaagaactaggctattgggatttggcatgcagattcctga is a genomic window of Drosophila suzukii unplaced genomic scaffold, CBGP_Dsuzu_IsoJpt1.0 scf_6, whole genome shotgun sequence containing:
- the LOC139354996 gene encoding uncharacterized protein — protein: MQTLGRRDVQGVIKDARLPMKPYINVVPKLLIGLDHGHLGLPLRTRRFAREGPYAAATELGWVVFGPVSGQSTTPSPRSCLLAVSMDDTMEKMVEDYFEMESFGVKLAPQVAGSDDAQAQRILEDTTVKVGRPYQTGLLWKDDYAVLPRSYEMAHRRLINVEKKLKRNGQLALEYDRIIKDYVSKGYARKLQQDEVAVTSDRLWYLPHFGVENPNKPGKVRLVFDAAAKVGGTSLNSALDKGPQHYKPLPAVLFHFREGAVGVCGDIKEMFHQVLIRPEDRCSQRFLWRDGNDDRDPDTYEDDNVMVSFVCAKTKCAPMRTMSIPRLELQAAVLGTRLMNTVQEEHSVDISETVLWTDSKTVLRWIGSTHRRYKQFVGNRVAEILESSKVSQWRWVPTADNAADDATRSQNKADLSPESRWLSGPAFLRQPASGWPAPEEGTKRVPDAPDEEEMPGEFALVAADEFAIPFKRFSS